Proteins co-encoded in one Prosthecobacter algae genomic window:
- a CDS encoding sulfatase — MRLLFLSLLALSLSSVPLLAKALRPNVILIVADDLGYSDLGCYGSKTIRTPNLDRLAAEGTRFTSFYVAQAVCSASRAALMTGCYPNRVGMQGALNHTSKEGINPDEFLLPELFKQRGYSTAIHGKWHLGTAAMFHPMKHGFDEFWGIPYSNDNSKFHPSLAAEMPPLPLYEDETVEQVDPDQSQFTRRITEKAVSFIRRNEKKPFFLYVPHVMPHVPIFASDRFRGQSPHGLYADVVEELDWSVGMILAAVQQAGVADNTLILFMSDNGPFLSYGNHAGNAAPLREGKLTSYEGGVRVPFIARWPGQVPAGKVNEELFTAMDLMPTFQAWREDAEASAPLKTQDGKDVTDLLLGKEGAKSPHEAIAIYAGGELQAIRSGEWKLHFAHPYITPHETPGRDGKPSNWENMKPAAITQSGIEGIATRHGYKVAQQPLALYHLKEDIGELNDVSASHPDVVERLKKLAEPFRQQLGDSLTQTVGTEVRPLGRAE; from the coding sequence ATGCGACTGCTTTTCCTTTCCCTTCTTGCTCTTAGCCTGTCTTCTGTGCCGCTGCTGGCCAAGGCCCTGCGGCCCAATGTCATCCTCATCGTGGCGGATGATCTGGGCTATTCCGATCTCGGTTGTTATGGCTCGAAAACCATTCGCACGCCGAACCTGGATCGTCTGGCCGCAGAGGGAACCCGGTTCACGTCCTTTTATGTGGCCCAGGCGGTGTGCAGTGCCTCGCGCGCGGCGCTGATGACGGGCTGTTATCCAAATCGAGTGGGCATGCAGGGGGCGCTGAATCACACCAGCAAAGAAGGCATCAACCCGGACGAGTTTCTTCTACCGGAACTCTTCAAACAGCGCGGGTACAGCACTGCCATTCATGGCAAATGGCACCTGGGCACGGCGGCGATGTTTCACCCCATGAAGCATGGTTTTGACGAGTTCTGGGGCATCCCTTATTCCAACGACAACAGCAAGTTTCACCCCTCGCTCGCCGCTGAGATGCCGCCACTGCCGCTCTACGAGGATGAAACCGTGGAGCAGGTGGATCCTGATCAAAGCCAGTTCACCCGGCGCATCACTGAGAAGGCCGTCAGCTTCATCCGTCGCAATGAGAAGAAGCCCTTTTTCCTTTACGTGCCTCACGTCATGCCACACGTGCCCATCTTTGCTTCAGATCGCTTCAGAGGCCAGTCGCCGCACGGTCTGTATGCCGATGTGGTGGAGGAACTGGACTGGAGCGTGGGCATGATCCTCGCCGCCGTCCAGCAGGCGGGCGTGGCAGATAACACCCTCATCCTTTTCATGTCTGATAACGGTCCCTTCCTCAGCTATGGCAACCATGCTGGCAATGCCGCCCCACTGCGCGAGGGAAAGCTGACGAGTTATGAAGGAGGCGTCCGTGTGCCCTTCATTGCCCGCTGGCCCGGCCAAGTCCCTGCCGGAAAGGTGAATGAAGAACTCTTCACGGCCATGGATCTCATGCCCACCTTCCAGGCCTGGCGTGAGGATGCCGAAGCTTCCGCCCCTCTCAAAACACAGGATGGCAAAGATGTGACAGATCTCTTGTTAGGCAAAGAAGGGGCGAAAAGCCCGCATGAAGCCATCGCTATCTATGCTGGTGGCGAGCTGCAGGCCATCCGCAGTGGCGAGTGGAAACTCCACTTTGCCCACCCCTACATCACCCCTCATGAAACCCCCGGTCGCGATGGCAAACCCTCGAATTGGGAAAACATGAAACCCGCCGCCATCACGCAATCCGGCATCGAAGGTATCGCCACCCGCCACGGCTACAAAGTCGCCCAGCAACCCCTTGCCCTGTATCATCTCAAGGAGGACATCGGCGAACTCAACGACGTTAGCGCTTCTCATCCTGACGTGGTCGAGCGTCTGAAAAAACTCGCCGAGCCCTTTCGCCAGCAGCTTGGCGACAGCCTGACGCAGACCGTGGGCACCGAAGTCCGCCCCCTGGGCCGGGCGGAGTGA
- a CDS encoding TolC family protein has protein sequence MKFLLYFLLASIAAAEPMHVSLPTVMKLAGANNDEIEQARVKHTETIAESKQAWQRFWPTLSLNAGYRGHEGRVQDIGGAVFDARKQQYTVGTAVMIDWSPGDIYYSALAAKQKALAAEHLAEKTRRDIVQEAVVRYYDLLAAEADMAVIEDDLRLTEDYAGQLGGAVDAGTAFRADLLRVKTQVSRAKISMRQGQEKRDLAAAALAEILRLAPETALRPAKADLVPVSLMSTRGVATLISLASQNRPEMRAVGAAHTAAALESDRTRVAPIIPSVQAGYSVGGLGGGYAGEFGNFSDQQDFFVGLGWKIGPGGLFDRQRQKIAEAREQGITLQTNQVKAAIGREVVEAVLKAQSAKDQLAINDEAVSAAEEMVKLAKDRQASQLGVVLEYLLAREELTRARQGRVKSVTEFNKAQHELKRAVGK, from the coding sequence ATGAAATTCCTTTTGTATTTTTTGTTAGCATCCATTGCTGCGGCAGAGCCCATGCATGTCAGCTTGCCTACGGTGATGAAGCTGGCTGGGGCGAACAATGACGAGATCGAGCAGGCCCGGGTGAAGCATACGGAGACCATTGCGGAGTCCAAGCAGGCCTGGCAGCGCTTTTGGCCCACGCTTTCTTTGAATGCCGGTTATCGCGGGCATGAAGGACGGGTGCAGGACATTGGCGGCGCGGTTTTTGATGCTCGCAAACAGCAGTACACGGTGGGTACTGCGGTGATGATTGACTGGTCTCCTGGCGACATTTATTACAGCGCTTTGGCTGCCAAACAAAAGGCCTTGGCGGCGGAGCACTTGGCTGAAAAGACGCGTCGTGACATCGTTCAGGAAGCGGTGGTGCGTTATTATGATCTCCTCGCTGCGGAGGCGGACATGGCCGTCATCGAAGATGACCTTCGCCTAACCGAAGATTATGCAGGTCAGCTCGGCGGGGCCGTTGATGCAGGCACAGCCTTTCGTGCTGACCTTCTGCGTGTGAAGACGCAGGTGAGCCGGGCCAAGATCAGCATGCGTCAGGGCCAGGAAAAACGTGATCTGGCTGCGGCTGCGTTGGCAGAAATTTTACGCCTGGCTCCGGAGACGGCTTTGCGTCCAGCCAAGGCTGACCTCGTTCCGGTGAGTCTGATGAGCACTCGGGGAGTGGCCACGCTCATCTCGCTGGCCAGCCAGAACCGGCCCGAGATGCGTGCTGTAGGGGCGGCGCATACTGCTGCGGCTCTGGAAAGCGATCGCACTCGCGTGGCCCCCATCATCCCCAGCGTGCAGGCCGGTTACAGCGTCGGCGGGCTCGGGGGTGGTTATGCGGGTGAGTTTGGCAATTTCAGTGACCAGCAGGACTTTTTTGTGGGCCTGGGGTGGAAGATCGGCCCGGGCGGCTTGTTTGATCGCCAACGACAGAAAATCGCCGAAGCCCGGGAACAAGGGATCACCCTGCAAACGAACCAGGTCAAAGCTGCTATTGGCCGTGAGGTGGTGGAGGCCGTGTTGAAGGCGCAATCTGCCAAGGATCAATTGGCGATCAATGATGAAGCCGTGAGTGCTGCTGAAGAGATGGTAAAGCTGGCGAAAGACCGCCAGGCGAGCCAGCTCGGCGTGGTGTTGGAGTATCTCCTCGCCCGTGAGGAGCTGACCCGCGCCCGCCAAGGCCGAGTCAAATCCGTGACGGAGTTTAACAAAGCCCAGCACGAACTGAAGAGAGCGGTGGGCAAGTAG
- a CDS encoding efflux RND transporter periplasmic adaptor subunit encodes MKPVSKFIILLLTFVTSGAFALELPATKPQKGAIHRWISLPATLAPWQQVALKARVAGYVKSVSVDLGDQVSAGQKLIEIEVPELEADLISHRAEVTAAEVEVKRLHEARKKSPDLILPQSVDDAEAKLAIAKAGMDRAATLLEFAQIKAPFAGSVAARRVDPGAYAAQGGDTLLHLVDASTLRSRVPVIELESGFLKVGQQVEVKAEALAGVVSKGSVTRISGELDEATRTLLIEADLKNEDGRLRPGLYVTARIAVEQHDGATIIPVSGLIKEKANSFVFKHVNGKAVKTAVKPGFNDGVNVEIPELKPEDLILLPGAVPLTDGQEVTVKP; translated from the coding sequence GTGAAGCCTGTTTCTAAATTCATCATCCTGCTGCTGACATTTGTCACGTCTGGCGCTTTCGCTTTGGAACTCCCTGCCACGAAGCCACAAAAGGGTGCCATCCATCGTTGGATCAGCCTGCCAGCTACGCTAGCGCCCTGGCAGCAGGTGGCGCTGAAAGCGCGTGTGGCCGGTTATGTCAAAAGCGTTTCTGTCGATCTGGGAGACCAAGTCTCCGCCGGGCAGAAGTTGATCGAAATCGAAGTGCCGGAACTTGAGGCTGATCTCATCAGTCATCGGGCAGAAGTGACTGCCGCTGAGGTGGAGGTGAAACGCTTGCATGAAGCCCGGAAGAAATCACCGGATCTCATTTTACCGCAGTCGGTGGATGATGCCGAGGCCAAGCTGGCCATCGCCAAAGCTGGCATGGACCGCGCTGCCACCCTGCTGGAGTTTGCCCAGATCAAGGCTCCCTTTGCTGGTTCCGTGGCCGCCCGGAGAGTGGATCCAGGTGCCTACGCCGCCCAAGGCGGAGATACGCTTCTGCATTTGGTGGACGCCAGCACTTTGCGTTCGCGGGTACCGGTGATCGAACTGGAAAGCGGTTTTCTCAAAGTCGGACAGCAGGTGGAAGTGAAGGCTGAGGCCCTGGCTGGTGTCGTGAGCAAAGGCTCTGTCACTCGCATTTCGGGTGAACTGGATGAGGCCACACGCACCCTCCTTATCGAGGCCGATCTGAAAAACGAAGACGGTCGCCTGCGCCCTGGGCTTTACGTCACCGCCAGGATCGCGGTGGAGCAGCATGACGGTGCCACGATCATTCCTGTTTCGGGGTTAATAAAAGAGAAGGCGAACAGCTTTGTCTTCAAGCATGTCAATGGCAAGGCCGTCAAAACAGCCGTGAAGCCCGGCTTCAATGACGGAGTGAATGTCGAGATTCCTGAACTGAAGCCCGAAGATCTCATCCTGTTGCCGGGGGCGGTGCCTTTGACAGACGGGCAGGAGGTGACGGTGAAACCCTGA
- a CDS encoding efflux RND transporter permease subunit: MNLARFALRHPWTVLVAVVAVCLGAWLGLQRMTRDIFPPLGIPTIYVAQPYGGMDPLQMEGYLTYRYEYHFLYIANIEHVESKSIQGASIMKLQFHPGTDMSQAMSETVAQVNRSRAFMPPGTVAPFIMRFDAGSVAVGYLVFSTDDPGITLNQMQDQALNKVRPAFATLPGVSAPPPFGGSSRAIVVNVNPDRLKAYGLSPDDIVKAISRGNPISPSGNINLDGLYPIVPTNAIVSNVKDLEAVPLKKTEAGAVFIRDVATVSDGADVTTSYALANGKRTVYLPVTKRAEASTLEVVKKVRESVPEFQKLLPPGIKVSFEFDQTPVVNRTINDLVKEGALGAALTGLMVLVFLRDLRTAFIVVINIPLSLMAAAFGLWISGQNIHLMTLGGLALAVGILVDEATVTVENIHTHLARGKSLARAALDGTMETTLPRLLAMLCILAVFIPAFFMVGAAQALFVPMALAVGFAMFASFILSSTLVPVLSVWFLPKKTKHEENRLSLLGRGYQGLVKGAVAIRWILVPGYLAGAVLIILTFAPFLGTEIFPKTDSGQFAIRFRAPSGTQVGITEKIAQQILKTIAMEAGGEDKIDMSIGMVGVHNSSFPVNLVHLWNGGPEEGWLAVQMKPEAGVRVEAFQGKLRGIFARELPDVRLSFEPQDIVSRVMSFGSPTPIEIAVSGPALPASKEHAEKIMAKLKELPFMRDVQIAQTLDAPTVNVQIDRERAGLLGVDVEDVTRSLVAATTSSRFTAPVFWADPATGISFNVQVQIPEERTQSIEHLGNMPVTSKTGKPVLLRNLAKIEKGTAVGTYERYNLVRIVSVTANIVGKDFGSAIAAVRQVLADLGPAPDGKTKVDVRGQVIPYNQLYEGFSKGLIIAIVVIFLLLCANFQSLRLALVVISTMPAVMAGVVLALFFTGTTVNIQSAMGAIMAVGVAVANAILLVTFADRARIGHLGDRRLGAVEGAVSRLRPILMTSFAMIAGMMPMALGLGEGGAQSAPLGRAVVGGLALATVATLIVLPAVFALFASKKTTSASLDPDDESGALYETKALN; this comes from the coding sequence ATGAATCTCGCTCGTTTCGCCCTCCGCCATCCCTGGACTGTTCTCGTCGCTGTGGTGGCGGTGTGCCTGGGGGCCTGGCTGGGACTGCAACGGATGACGCGGGATATTTTCCCGCCTCTGGGCATCCCCACCATTTATGTGGCGCAGCCGTATGGAGGTATGGATCCGCTGCAAATGGAGGGGTATCTGACTTACCGCTACGAGTACCACTTCCTCTACATCGCGAATATTGAGCACGTGGAAAGCAAGTCCATTCAGGGGGCTTCCATCATGAAGCTGCAGTTTCATCCTGGCACGGACATGAGCCAGGCCATGTCTGAAACGGTGGCGCAGGTGAACCGTTCGCGCGCCTTCATGCCGCCTGGGACCGTGGCACCGTTCATCATGCGATTTGATGCGGGTAGCGTGGCCGTGGGGTACCTCGTCTTTTCCACGGATGATCCGGGCATCACGCTGAATCAGATGCAGGACCAGGCGCTAAACAAAGTTCGACCTGCCTTTGCCACCCTGCCGGGGGTCTCGGCTCCACCGCCTTTTGGTGGCAGCTCGCGCGCCATCGTGGTGAATGTGAATCCAGACCGCTTGAAGGCCTATGGTCTGTCACCGGATGACATTGTGAAGGCTATCTCGCGGGGTAATCCGATCAGCCCATCAGGAAACATCAACTTGGATGGGCTTTACCCGATTGTGCCGACGAATGCGATCGTCTCCAACGTCAAGGATCTGGAGGCCGTGCCGTTGAAGAAGACTGAGGCAGGTGCGGTCTTCATCCGCGATGTAGCGACGGTGTCTGACGGTGCGGATGTGACCACCTCTTATGCTTTGGCCAATGGCAAGCGCACCGTTTACTTGCCAGTGACCAAACGAGCGGAGGCCTCCACACTGGAGGTGGTGAAGAAGGTGCGTGAGAGTGTGCCGGAGTTTCAGAAACTGCTGCCGCCGGGCATCAAGGTGAGCTTTGAGTTTGACCAGACTCCTGTGGTGAATCGGACGATCAATGATCTGGTCAAAGAAGGGGCGTTGGGCGCGGCCCTCACTGGGCTGATGGTGCTGGTTTTTTTGCGGGATCTGCGCACGGCGTTCATCGTGGTGATCAACATTCCTTTGTCCCTGATGGCTGCGGCTTTTGGCCTGTGGATCAGCGGGCAAAACATTCACCTCATGACCCTCGGTGGTCTGGCACTGGCTGTGGGCATCCTGGTGGATGAAGCCACCGTGACAGTGGAAAACATCCACACCCATCTGGCGCGTGGCAAATCCCTGGCGCGGGCGGCGCTGGATGGCACGATGGAGACGACCTTGCCACGTCTGCTGGCCATGCTTTGCATTTTAGCGGTATTTATTCCCGCTTTCTTCATGGTCGGTGCGGCACAGGCCTTGTTCGTTCCCATGGCTTTAGCGGTTGGGTTTGCCATGTTTGCCAGTTTCATTCTTTCCAGCACGCTGGTGCCAGTATTATCGGTCTGGTTCTTGCCCAAGAAAACGAAGCATGAAGAGAACCGTCTGAGCCTGCTTGGACGCGGATACCAGGGACTGGTGAAAGGAGCGGTGGCCATCCGTTGGATTCTGGTGCCGGGCTATCTGGCGGGGGCCGTCTTGATCATCCTCACCTTCGCTCCATTCCTGGGCACGGAGATTTTCCCAAAGACGGACAGCGGCCAATTTGCTATCCGTTTTCGTGCCCCGAGTGGGACCCAGGTGGGCATCACGGAAAAGATCGCCCAGCAGATCCTGAAGACCATCGCTATGGAAGCCGGTGGTGAAGATAAAATCGACATGTCCATCGGCATGGTGGGTGTGCACAATTCCAGCTTCCCGGTGAACCTGGTGCATCTGTGGAATGGCGGCCCGGAGGAGGGCTGGCTGGCCGTGCAGATGAAGCCGGAAGCCGGAGTCAGAGTGGAGGCTTTTCAGGGAAAACTGCGCGGCATATTTGCGCGTGAGCTGCCAGATGTGCGCCTGTCTTTTGAGCCGCAGGATATCGTCAGCCGCGTGATGAGTTTTGGCTCGCCCACGCCTATCGAGATTGCTGTCAGCGGCCCTGCCTTGCCCGCCAGCAAGGAGCATGCGGAGAAGATCATGGCCAAGCTAAAAGAGCTACCCTTCATGAGGGATGTGCAGATCGCTCAGACGTTGGATGCCCCGACGGTGAATGTTCAGATAGACCGCGAACGTGCCGGTTTGTTAGGCGTAGATGTGGAGGATGTGACACGTTCTCTCGTCGCCGCCACCACCTCCAGCCGTTTTACGGCCCCTGTGTTCTGGGCGGATCCGGCCACAGGGATCAGCTTCAACGTCCAGGTGCAAATTCCTGAGGAGCGCACGCAGTCCATCGAGCACCTGGGAAACATGCCGGTGACCTCTAAAACGGGAAAGCCCGTGTTGCTGCGGAATTTGGCGAAGATTGAGAAAGGGACTGCGGTTGGTACCTATGAGCGCTATAACCTGGTGCGCATTGTCAGCGTGACGGCCAATATTGTGGGCAAGGACTTTGGCAGCGCCATCGCCGCCGTGCGTCAGGTGCTGGCCGACCTGGGCCCGGCACCGGATGGCAAAACCAAGGTGGATGTCCGTGGGCAGGTGATCCCGTATAACCAACTGTATGAAGGGTTTAGCAAGGGTCTGATCATTGCCATTGTGGTGATCTTCCTTTTGCTATGTGCGAATTTCCAGTCCCTCCGGTTGGCCTTGGTTGTCATCTCCACCATGCCAGCCGTTATGGCTGGGGTGGTGTTGGCGTTGTTCTTTACCGGAACAACCGTCAACATTCAGTCTGCGATGGGGGCCATCATGGCGGTGGGCGTGGCGGTGGCGAATGCCATTCTCCTCGTCACTTTTGCCGACCGTGCCCGCATCGGTCATCTGGGGGACCGTCGTCTAGGTGCCGTAGAAGGTGCCGTGAGCCGCTTGCGACCTATTTTGATGACCAGCTTCGCCATGATTGCTGGCATGATGCCGATGGCTCTTGGCCTGGGTGAAGGCGGTGCGCAGTCTGCCCCTCTAGGCCGTGCGGTGGTGGGCGGCCTGGCCCTCGCCACGGTGGCCACCCTCATTGTTTTGCCTGCTGTGTTCGCTTTGTTCGCCAGCAAAAAAACCACCTCGGCATCGCTTGATCCAGATGATGAATCTGGCGCTTTGTATGAAACAAAAGCCCTGAACTGA
- a CDS encoding PadR family transcriptional regulator, giving the protein MDLKLINREILLSFWKVHILYHATDGEVVGQWMIKELRHHGYDVSPGTLYPLLKRMEKNGWLISTVDASRGPKAPRAYRITKEGRGVLKIVRQQLKELGVEVGRH; this is encoded by the coding sequence ATGGACCTAAAGCTGATCAACCGCGAGATCCTCCTTTCTTTTTGGAAGGTGCATATCTTGTACCACGCCACCGATGGTGAGGTGGTGGGGCAGTGGATGATCAAGGAACTTCGCCATCATGGGTATGATGTCAGTCCTGGAACTCTATATCCTTTGCTGAAGAGAATGGAGAAAAACGGCTGGCTGATCTCCACGGTGGATGCTTCACGTGGACCGAAAGCACCACGGGCCTATCGCATCACTAAGGAAGGGCGGGGCGTGCTAAAGATCGTGCGGCAACAGCTCAAGGAACTGGGCGTGGAAGTGGGGCGGCATTGA
- a CDS encoding tetratricopeptide repeat protein, whose product MKRLLPGLLLLGFSQLQAASSHKAPYALQMWNDPAFARYFVGTYGNIPDVEPELKDADREILQQLLPLMAKPLDAIQFLSKVVGKDSNAIFDFQVASLYLDNGMNDPSEKWFLSALNKAPAFRRAWRGLGMAQVKASKWKEAVASLGKAIGLGIQDGPTYGLLAYSLLALERASSAESAYRQALMFEPDSLDWKMGLVRAQLKQLKAAEAAALCDEILRDHPDRIELLSLQAEAYIAMKENGKATENLEILVRGGQAKGDDIKRLGDIYLATNEPALALSAFSRWLERGDKKPAEDVPHIVMVAENLSAQNALPEASLLLAKAKSTSDKQLPKEVEAKMLKVEARLQMSAGKGEAAAPILQRVVELNPMDGGAMMLLGQHFADAKDSVKATAYYERATKIKETEPDALIRLAQMNIADGKLADALPMLKKSNDLKPRDGVQKLIQDLEKFLKKGNK is encoded by the coding sequence ATGAAGCGTCTCCTCCCTGGCCTCTTGCTCCTTGGGTTTTCTCAGCTCCAGGCGGCCTCCTCCCACAAGGCCCCCTATGCCCTGCAGATGTGGAATGATCCGGCTTTTGCACGCTACTTCGTGGGCACCTATGGCAACATCCCGGATGTGGAGCCGGAGCTGAAGGATGCGGATCGTGAGATCTTGCAGCAGCTCTTGCCACTGATGGCGAAGCCGCTGGATGCCATCCAGTTTTTGTCCAAAGTGGTGGGCAAGGATTCCAATGCAATTTTCGATTTTCAGGTGGCCAGCCTTTATCTGGACAATGGGATGAATGATCCGTCCGAGAAGTGGTTTCTCTCCGCTCTCAACAAGGCCCCGGCTTTTCGCCGCGCCTGGCGTGGACTCGGCATGGCGCAGGTGAAGGCCAGCAAGTGGAAAGAAGCCGTCGCCAGCTTGGGCAAGGCCATCGGCCTGGGTATTCAGGATGGTCCCACCTACGGTCTGCTGGCCTATTCATTGCTGGCCCTTGAACGTGCCTCCTCGGCTGAAAGCGCCTATCGCCAGGCGCTCATGTTTGAGCCTGATTCGCTCGACTGGAAGATGGGGTTGGTTCGTGCCCAGCTCAAGCAGTTGAAGGCCGCTGAAGCTGCTGCGCTCTGCGATGAAATCCTGCGCGACCACCCGGACCGTATCGAGCTGCTGAGCCTTCAGGCCGAGGCCTACATCGCCATGAAGGAGAATGGCAAGGCGACTGAGAACCTTGAAATTTTGGTTCGTGGAGGCCAGGCCAAGGGCGATGACATCAAGCGCCTGGGGGACATCTATCTTGCTACCAATGAACCTGCCCTCGCGCTGAGTGCCTTCAGCCGTTGGCTGGAACGAGGCGATAAAAAACCAGCGGAAGATGTGCCGCACATCGTCATGGTGGCAGAAAATCTCTCCGCCCAAAACGCCCTGCCCGAAGCTTCACTTCTGCTGGCCAAGGCCAAGTCTACGTCAGACAAGCAACTGCCGAAAGAAGTCGAGGCCAAGATGCTGAAGGTCGAGGCCCGTCTGCAAATGTCCGCTGGCAAAGGTGAGGCCGCAGCCCCTATCCTGCAACGCGTGGTGGAGCTGAACCCGATGGATGGCGGTGCCATGATGCTGCTGGGGCAACATTTCGCCGATGCCAAGGACAGTGTGAAGGCGACGGCCTACTACGAGCGCGCCACCAAGATTAAAGAAACCGAGCCCGATGCGCTCATCCGTCTGGCCCAAATGAACATCGCCGATGGCAAGCTGGCCGATGCGCTGCCAATGCTGAAAAAGTCCAACGACCTCAAACCCCGCGACGGCGTGCAGAAGCTGATCCAGGACCTGGAGAAGTTTTTGAAGAAGGGCAACAAGTAG
- a CDS encoding energy transducer TonB: protein MKQAVVGLLAALGLHAIVFLFGGFLIPKGEEGVKKKEVLVEVEVNKKEEKKVEEEPKEKLEEPVPDIEQDMKDFRELAAPAASSPGPALSAASLSDLSSALSGAGGGEGGFGSSVGFGSGVIGGSGSGSMGGMGDMLSGGQLDNKPEPVNRASPKLSTAQRQKAKGVVNLIIVVGPDGSVSKADVTDTPDPSINAPCIEAARQWRFKPGTRAGKPVSFKLKLPFRFE, encoded by the coding sequence ATGAAACAAGCTGTTGTTGGCCTGCTCGCTGCCCTGGGGCTTCATGCCATCGTATTCCTCTTTGGCGGTTTTTTGATTCCTAAAGGTGAAGAAGGCGTGAAGAAAAAGGAAGTGCTCGTGGAGGTGGAGGTGAACAAAAAAGAAGAGAAGAAGGTGGAGGAGGAGCCCAAGGAAAAGCTGGAAGAGCCCGTGCCTGACATTGAACAGGACATGAAGGACTTTCGCGAACTGGCGGCTCCGGCTGCCTCTTCTCCTGGCCCTGCGCTCAGTGCCGCCAGCCTTTCAGATCTCAGCTCCGCCCTTTCCGGCGCGGGTGGTGGGGAAGGGGGCTTTGGCTCCTCGGTCGGTTTCGGCAGTGGGGTCATCGGTGGCAGCGGCTCCGGCAGCATGGGTGGCATGGGAGACATGCTTTCCGGTGGCCAGCTTGATAACAAGCCGGAACCTGTGAACCGCGCCTCACCGAAACTTTCAACGGCCCAGCGGCAAAAGGCCAAGGGGGTCGTTAACCTGATCATCGTGGTGGGGCCTGATGGCAGTGTCTCCAAGGCGGATGTGACCGATACGCCAGATCCTTCCATCAATGCTCCCTGCATCGAGGCCGCCCGCCAGTGGCGCTTCAAGCCCGGCACCCGTGCCGGCAAGCCCGTGTCTTTTAAACTGAAACTCCCCTTCCGATTCGAATGA
- a CDS encoding ExbD/TolR family protein, translating to MKFRKKPKKHAKIEVVPLIDVVFFLLATFVMVSLSMTKNEGITVNNPAASTASPKDNKDATLTLSLAQTGEIFFNKEKINAAQLPLRLQSFKSANKDGQVVVNGDGDVPYKFIVTVLDEARKAGFTKIAHSVERK from the coding sequence ATGAAGTTTCGCAAAAAGCCCAAAAAGCACGCCAAGATCGAAGTGGTGCCGCTCATTGACGTGGTCTTCTTCCTGCTGGCCACATTCGTCATGGTGTCCCTCTCCATGACCAAGAACGAAGGCATCACGGTGAACAATCCTGCGGCCTCCACGGCCAGCCCGAAGGATAACAAGGATGCAACCCTGACGCTCAGCCTGGCCCAGACAGGAGAGATCTTTTTCAACAAGGAAAAGATCAATGCCGCCCAGTTGCCTCTGCGCCTGCAAAGCTTCAAGTCCGCCAACAAAGACGGCCAAGTGGTGGTGAATGGAGACGGCGACGTGCCTTATAAATTCATTGTTACCGTGCTGGATGAGGCCCGCAAAGCTGGCTTCACCAAGATCGCCCATTCCGTCGAGCGGAAGTAA